One window from the genome of Malus domestica chromosome 01, GDT2T_hap1 encodes:
- the LOC103408918 gene encoding sphingoid long-chain bases kinase 2, mitochondrial-like isoform X2, with protein MGTNLIAFGGGGGIAVGGGVRVSMATPWAVRAELPKAPDLCVDRSILGSGSSSSGRHDLVFVVNPSSANGRTGKEWKKLLPYLRSRLGADCNICESLTSGPSHAIDITREAIREGADAVIAVGGDGTLHEVVNGFFWAGKTVTNYDRDATHSTALGLIPLGTGSDFARTFGWKNDPHEAIDRIAKGQRSQIDVGVISGEDGEPHYFANVADIHLSAKAGFYASSYKRFGNLCYVIGSLKAFVGHCNQDLKIKVNEGEWEVYSQVTAVCVGNAKYFGGGMKITPNADPRSGNFEVVILQDFKWYDFILKLHKLYNGMHLTMKNVSSRSVHSIEVEDISGSGSIYVQSDGERIGFLPRKFCILPSAIEMIC; from the exons ATGGGCACTAATCTGATAGCATTCGGAGGCGGTGGAGGAATAGCAGTAGGCGGAGGAGTGAGAGTTTCAATGGCGACACCGTGGGCTGTGAGAGCAGAACTCCCCAAAGCTCCTGACCTGTGCGTTGACCGCTCCATTCTGGGAAGTGGGTCTTCCTCGTCTGGCCGTCATGACCTCGTTTTCGTCGTCAATCCTagca GTGCGAATGGGAGGACAGGGAAGGAGTGGAAGAAGCTGCTTCCATATCTAAGGTCTCGCCTTGGTGCTGATTGCAAC ATATGTGAATCTTTAACATCAGGCCCGTCTCATGCAATTGACATAACGAGGGAG GCTATACGTGAGGGAGCTGATGCTGTAATCGCAGTGGGAGGAGATGGAACTCTGCATGAG GTTGTTAATGGATTCTTTTGGGCAGGAAAAACTGTTACTAATTATGATAGGGATGCCACCCATTCAACTGCACTTGGT CTCATTCCTTTGGGGACTGGATCCGATTTTGCCAGAACATTTGGCTG GAAAAATGATCCCCATGAAGCCATTGACCGTATAGccaaag GGCAGAGATCACAGATTGATGTTGGTGTTATTAGTGGAGAAGATGGAGAACCTCATTACTTTGCTAATGTTGCTGACATTCATTT GAGTGCAAAAGCAGGATTCTATGCTTCTAGTTATAAGAGATTTGGAAACTTGTGCTACGTTATTGGTTCATtaaaagcttttgttgggcacTGTAATCAGGACCTTAAAATTAAG GTCAATGAAGGGGAGTGGGAAGTATACTCTCAAGTAACTGCCGTTTGTGTTGGAAATGCAAAATACTTTGGTGGTGGTATGAAAATTACACCAAATGCTGACCCTCGCAGCGGCAATTTTGAG GTTGTGATCCTTCAAGACTTCAAGTGGTATGACTTTATTCTGAAGCTACATAAGCTCTACAATGGGATGCATCTAACAATGAAAAATGTATCTTCAAGAAG CGTGCATTCTATTGAGGTGGAAGACATTTCAGGCAGTGGCAGCATTTATGTTCAATCTGACGGCGAACGTATAGGATTCCTGCCTAGGAAGTTTTGTATATTACCTTCTGCAATCGAAATGATATGCTGA
- the LOC103408918 gene encoding sphingoid long-chain bases kinase 2, mitochondrial-like isoform X1, which translates to MGTNLIAFGGGGGIAVGGGVRVSMATPWAVRAELPKAPDLCVDRSILGSGSSSSGRHDLVFVVNPSSANGRTGKEWKKLLPYLRSRLGADCNICESLTSGPSHAIDITREAIREGADAVIAVGGDGTLHEVVNGFFWAGKTVTNYDRDATHSTALGLIPLGTGSDFARTFGWKNDPHEAIDRIAKGQRSQIDVGVISGEDGEPHYFANVADIHLSAKAGFYASSYKRFGNLCYVIGSLKAFVGHCNQDLKIKVNEGEWEVYSQVTAVCVGNAKYFGGGMKITPNADPRSGNFEQVVILQDFKWYDFILKLHKLYNGMHLTMKNVSSRSVHSIEVEDISGSGSIYVQSDGERIGFLPRKFCILPSAIEMIC; encoded by the exons ATGGGCACTAATCTGATAGCATTCGGAGGCGGTGGAGGAATAGCAGTAGGCGGAGGAGTGAGAGTTTCAATGGCGACACCGTGGGCTGTGAGAGCAGAACTCCCCAAAGCTCCTGACCTGTGCGTTGACCGCTCCATTCTGGGAAGTGGGTCTTCCTCGTCTGGCCGTCATGACCTCGTTTTCGTCGTCAATCCTagca GTGCGAATGGGAGGACAGGGAAGGAGTGGAAGAAGCTGCTTCCATATCTAAGGTCTCGCCTTGGTGCTGATTGCAAC ATATGTGAATCTTTAACATCAGGCCCGTCTCATGCAATTGACATAACGAGGGAG GCTATACGTGAGGGAGCTGATGCTGTAATCGCAGTGGGAGGAGATGGAACTCTGCATGAG GTTGTTAATGGATTCTTTTGGGCAGGAAAAACTGTTACTAATTATGATAGGGATGCCACCCATTCAACTGCACTTGGT CTCATTCCTTTGGGGACTGGATCCGATTTTGCCAGAACATTTGGCTG GAAAAATGATCCCCATGAAGCCATTGACCGTATAGccaaag GGCAGAGATCACAGATTGATGTTGGTGTTATTAGTGGAGAAGATGGAGAACCTCATTACTTTGCTAATGTTGCTGACATTCATTT GAGTGCAAAAGCAGGATTCTATGCTTCTAGTTATAAGAGATTTGGAAACTTGTGCTACGTTATTGGTTCATtaaaagcttttgttgggcacTGTAATCAGGACCTTAAAATTAAG GTCAATGAAGGGGAGTGGGAAGTATACTCTCAAGTAACTGCCGTTTGTGTTGGAAATGCAAAATACTTTGGTGGTGGTATGAAAATTACACCAAATGCTGACCCTCGCAGCGGCAATTTTGAG CAGGTTGTGATCCTTCAAGACTTCAAGTGGTATGACTTTATTCTGAAGCTACATAAGCTCTACAATGGGATGCATCTAACAATGAAAAATGTATCTTCAAGAAG CGTGCATTCTATTGAGGTGGAAGACATTTCAGGCAGTGGCAGCATTTATGTTCAATCTGACGGCGAACGTATAGGATTCCTGCCTAGGAAGTTTTGTATATTACCTTCTGCAATCGAAATGATATGCTGA
- the LOC103408445 gene encoding uncharacterized protein: MSLENEEPRSPDHLTETNHEMQKKSKISYTREFLLSFSELDTCKKLPSGFDQSILSEFEDAFKDRQRSSGLSAHSFRRNEYGPSPPTRGDVAGYSRPIHGRWESRSTGRSDKDSDSQSDKDSDSGRHFGNQSRRPWQVPEHDGLLGSGSFPRPAGFTAGISAPKVQPNEPYQLNRTNEPYHPPRPYKAAPHSRRDTESFDDETFGSSELTSEERAEEERKRRASFELMRKEQHKALQEQKLKPEKNKGDFDFATLVDDSKDGRRHRSSEVEERLIPRASSTDSEKSSLLLQTAAPRPLVPPGFATTVLERNLGPKSLSHSHEVEVGNFELEENILHAKSKPVLSGTLDNQVEKQSTEQMILSKQHGSASTHALVDSMSEKNRNPSPPQGALNKIIGIESQLYNISNTSQALEASRNSEVISLNTEKVMGTKIVGESNQGPSASILEKLFTNAVALNVVGSSNITEHQDIKDDETQSSDTAHSSKFACWFHEEERKPSDDFSSGRQNDLLSLIVGGEKGGSGISDGKILDHSFLSFSSQSSEPADRVMKSDVVSPTVGNSEDFSKSIKPEAVSTVLTCEDLEQSILSGISENVPTLQPPVQKRSPPGAGGKPEQLKANVDNNASHHLLSLLQKGTSVSDMEPSYNQETTYSEILHGTEGATIGTAGHSSKKEIAENVSIAGKNLTLETLFGTAFMKELQTVGAPVSVKRGPIGSARVDPMEPHGVPFPVTDNSLIPPAIQIGPNSTSHSSSDLANRRKQTKSDMNEERWLGLNNPHIEVGSSQVGTDLGSKIGVFEGHPDFRLPEEDSLIAASEPLNIQSSMSSRSQMKSKLFSSPNTHVDIVEKLAAMNSAFKDERRMGSQEVPPPFLRGPYDVREPDIPFQNLNVQSSSQQLHHPPLNHVGPPFHPLDSRPGNINSQINFMGPEGIMRSDPPPNHQFQSNMLRPPFYHPNTGQSGFDAHTHHPMMQQMHMQGNFPPPHLRQGLSSSPPQPPHPNRGAPPPAHPNSQAFMQELNPMQGFPFGPRQPNFGVHGMPSPAADVAGGSNHHPEALQRLIEMELRSNPKQIHQFAGSGHTQGTYGHKLDMGFGYR, translated from the exons ATGAGCTTAGAGAACGAAGAACCACGCTCACCAGATCATCTTACTGAAACGAATCACGAAATGCAAAA GAAGTCGAAAATATCATATACGAGAGAATTCCTACTGTCGTTTAGTGAATTAGATACCTGCAAGAAACTACCAAGTGGGTTCGACCAGTCAATATTAAG TGAATTCGAGGATGCTTTCAAAGATCGACAGAGAAGTAGTGGTTTGTCAGCTCATAGTTTCAGGCGAAACGAGTATGGTCCATCTCCACCTACTAGAGGGGATGTAGCTGGTTATTCACGGCCAATCCATGGAAGGTGGGAAAGTCGTTCAACTGGACGGAGTGACAAGGATAGTGACTCGCAATCTGATAAGGATTCTG ATTCAGGAAGGCATTTTGGGAACCAGTCTCGGCGGCCATGGCAGGTTCCTGAGCATGATGGACTCCTCGGAAGTGGTTCCTTTCCTAGACCAGCTGGGTTTACTGCAGGGATATCAGCACCAAAAGTTCAACCTAACGAACCGTACCAGTTGAATAGAACCAATGAGCCATATCACCCTCCTCGTCCTTACAAG GCAGCACCTCACTCGCGGAGGGATACTGAATCATTTGATGATGAAACGTTTGGTTCTTCTGAGTTGACAAGTGAGGAAAGAGCAGAagaggaaagaaagagaagag CTTCTTTTGAATTGATGAGGAAAGAACAGCACAAAGCACTTCAAGAGCAGAAGCTGAAGCCAGAGAAGAATAAAGGTGATTTTGACTTTGCCACACTGGTGGATGATTCCAAAGATGGGAGGAGACATAGAAGCAGTGAAGTAGAGGAGCGTCTCATACCCCGAGCTTCAAGTACTGATTCTGAAAAATCTAGTTTACTCTTGCAAACTGCTGCACCCAGACCTCTTGTACCCCCAGGTTTTGCTACCACAGTTTTGGAGAGAAATCTTGGACCAAAATCCTTGAGCCATTCCCATGAAGTTGAG GTTGGGAATTTTGAACTTGAGGAAAACATCTTGCATGCCAAAAGTAAACCTGTTTTAAGTGGGACTTTGGATAACCAAGTGGAGAAACAATCAACTGAACAAATGatcttgagcaagcaacatggAAGTGCAAGTACTCATGCCTTAGTTGATAGCATGAGTGAGAAGAATCGAAATCCGTCACCACCTCAAGGTGCCTTGAATAAGATAATTGGCATTGAGAGTCAACTCTATAACATATCTAATACATCACAAGCTCTAGAAGCCTCCAGAAATAGTGAAGTAATTAGCCTCAATACTGAGAAGGTGATGGGGACTAAGATTGTTGGTGAATCCAATCAAGGTCCTTCTGCGTCGATACTGGAAAAGCTTTTTACCAATGCTGTAGCATTAAATGTAGTTGGCTCCTCTAATATCACTGAG CATCAAGATATTAAAGATGATGAGACACAGAGCTCTGACACTGCCCATTCTTCCAAGTTTGCTTGTTGGTTTCATGAAGAAG AAAGGAAACCTAGTGATGATTTCTCATCTGGAAGGCAAAATGACTTACTTTCATTGATCGTTGGTGGTGAAAAAGGTGGATCCGGCATTTCTGATGGGAAGATACTTGATCACAGTTTTCTTAGTTTTTCTTCTCAATCCTCTGAACCTGCAGACAGGGTTATGAAATCAGATGTAGTATCTCCTACAGTTGGTAACTCTGAGGATTTTTCCAAAAGTATTAAACCAGAGGCAGTTTCGACAGTCCTTACATGTGAAGACCTTGAACAATCGATTCTGTCTGGTATTAGTGAAAATGTTCCGACCTTGCAGCCCCCTGTTCAAAAGCGGAGTCCTCCTGGGGCTGGTGGAAAGCCTGAGCAGCTGAAAGCTAATGTTGATAATAATGCATCCCATCACCTACTTTCACTGTTGCAGAAGGGAACAAGCGTGAGTGATATGGAACCATCCTATAATCAAGAAACAACATATTCTGAAATATTACATGGCACTGAAGGAGCGACTATTGGCACTGCAGGTCACAGTTCAAAAAAGGAAATTGCTGAAAATGTTTCTATTGCAGGGAAGAACCTGACCCTTGAAACACTGTTTGGAACTGCTTTTATGAAAGAGTTGCAAACAGTTGGAGCGCCAGTTTCTGTTAAGAGGGGCCCAATTGGGTCTGCAAGGGTAGATCCTATGGAGCCTCATGGGGTGCCTTTTCCTGTGACAGATAACAGTCTAATTCCTCCTGCAATTCAAATTGGACCCAACTCAACTAGTCATAGTAGTAGTGACTTAGCAAATAGGCGGAAGCAAACAAAATCAGATATGAACGAAGAGCGGTGGCTAGGTCTCAATAATCCTCATATTGAAGTAGGTTCATCACAGGTTGGAACCGACTTGGGTTCTAAGATTGGGGTCTTTGAGGGGCATCCTGATTTTCGACTTCCTGAGGAGGATAGCTTGATTGCAGCCAGCGAACCGTTGAACATACAAAGTTCTATGTCTTCTCGAAGTCAAATGAAAAGCAAATTGTTCTCCTCCCCAAACACCCATGTGGACATTGTTGAAAAGTTGGCAGCTATGAATTCTGCCTTTAAAGATGAAAGAAGAATGGGAAGCCAAGAAGttcctcctccttttcttcGTGGTCCTTATGATGTGAGAGAGCCTGATATTCCATTTCAGAACCTTAATGTGCAATCATCTTCTCAACAGCTCCATCATCCTCCATTGAATCATGTGGGTCCCCCGTTCCACCCTTTAGACTCTCGTCCTGGCAACATCAACTCTCAGATTAATTTTATGGGGCCAGAAGGCATTATGCGAAGCGATCCTCCACCAAATCATCAATTTCAATCAAATATGCTTCGTCCACCTTTCTATCATCCCAACACTGGTCAATCTGGGTTTGATGCTCACACGCATCACCCTATGATGCAACAGATGCATATGCAAGGCAACTTTCCTCCGCCTCACCTGCGACAAGGATTATCCAGTTCTCCACCCCAGCCTCCTCATCCCAATCGTGGTGCACCTCCACCTGCTCATCCAAACAGTCAGGCTTTTATGCAAGAATTGAACCCAATGCAAGGTTTCCCTTTTGGTCCCCGGCAGCCCAACTTTGGTGTTCATGGAATGCCATCGCCCG
- the LOC139198123 gene encoding uncharacterized protein codes for MTKQKWPEPHIPVKSSKLWFRSAAPAISQTLIKAGNDENDAFGAMSLIPQQKITAALRMFAYRASADQVDEIARMGKPTIFESLMRFCGSIKSIYTVEYIRKPIDMDLQRLLKKGEMRVFPRMIGSIDCMHWTWKNCSSAWQDAYGDIKGEKSIILKAVTSFDTWILLAFFGVPGAQNDLNVLAQSPVFNDVL; via the exons ATGACGAAGCAAAAGTGGCCAGAacctcacattcccgtcaagTCATCCAAGCTGTGGTTCAGATCTGCAGCCCCAGCCATTTCACAAACCTTGATAAAAGCAGGCAATGATGAG aatgatgcttTTGGTGCTATGAGTCTTATTCCtcagcaaaaaattactgctgCCTTGCGGATGTTTGCATATagagcatctgcagaccaagtggacgaGATAGCGAGGATGGGGAAACCAACCATTTTTGaatccctgatgaggttttgtggATCAATCAAATCTATATACACAGTAGAGTACATCCGGAAACCTATTGACATGGACTtacaaaggcttctgaagaagggtGAGATGCGAGTTTTTCCTaggatgattggaagcatcgattgtatgcactggacctGGAAAAACTGTTcaagtgcatggcaagacgCTTATGGGGacataaaaggagaaaaaagtatcattttgaaGGCGGtgacatcttttgatacatggattttgctcgcctttttcggggttccgggtgctcaaaatgacctcaatgtccttgcccaatccccagtgttcaatgATGTCCTATAA
- the LOC103408635 gene encoding large ribosomal subunit protein uL5c, which produces MACPSLLRSATSSFHGQFPVAVSPPPLRLSYGNPRNVVVQVKAAEVVLVEKSEAEKVSRLKTTYLERIIPKLKEEFSYTNIHEVPKIEKIVVNCGIGDAQQNAKGLEAAMNDLALITGQRPIKTRAKVSLATFKIREGQPLGIAVTLRGNVMYAFLDRLINLGLPRTRDFQGLNPNSFDGNGNYALGIKEQSVFPEIRFDLGKGRGMDVCIRTTAKTDKEAQTLLAQMGMPFRETGPASAVRKKKLKSHHFSSKGGRGRR; this is translated from the exons ATGGCCTGCCCTTCGCTCTTACGCTCCGCCACGTCGTCGTTTCACGGCCAATTCCCCGTTGCCGTTTCACCTCCGCCTTTACGACTTTCGTACGGAAACCCTAGGAATGTGGTGGTGCAGGTGAAGGCCGCGGAGGTGGTGCTGGTAGAGAAGTCGGAGGCAGAAAAGGTCAGCCGGCTCAAAACCACTTACCTCGAAAGAATCATCCCtaagctcaaagaagagttcTCTTACACCAACATCCACGAG GTTCCGAAGATTGAGAAGATTGTGGTGAACTGTGGAATTGGAGATGCTCAACAGAATGCTAAGGGATTGGAAGCGGCAATGAATGACTTGGCACTCATTACAGGGCAGAGGCCCATCAAGACACGAGCAAAGGTTTCCCTTGCTACCTTCAAGATCAGGGAAGGCCAGCCACTTGGGATTGCTGTCACACTCAGAGGAAAT GTGATGTATGCATTCCTTGATCGTCTGATTAACCTGGGACTTCCTAGGACAAGGGATTTCCAAGGTCTAAACCCAAATAGTTTTGATGGAAATGGGAATTACGCCCTTGGAATCAAGGAACAGAGTGTGTTCCCGGAGATTCGGTTTGATCTTGGTAAGGGCAGGGGAATGGATGTTTGCATCAGAACAACTGCTAAAACAGACAAAGAAGCACAGACGCTTTTGGCTCAGATGGGGATGCCGTTCAGAGAGACCGGCCCAGCATCGGCGGTGCGCAAGAAGAAGCTCAAGTCTCACCATTTCAGTTCGAAGGGTGGAAGAGGACGAAGGTGA
- the LOC103408736 gene encoding uncharacterized protein → MAHSFSYASIPQGLTAQPQHQHHLSFPPNPPHNVYRFRCRAENRTTNSPTDKESQPQNALLKVAWYSSELLGIATSFFRPPSASEPPPGPALELGRDGSGAVDRAVVVKSIKEDFERSYFVTGNLRLDAYEEDCEFADPATSFRGLQRFKRNCTNFGSLLVKSNMKLMKWEDFENKGIGHWRFSCILTFPWRPILSASGYTEYYFDEVSGKVCRHVEHWNVPKMVLLKQILKPSRRFWPKKSGG, encoded by the exons atggcGCATAGTTTCTCCTACGCTTCCATTCCTCAGGGCCTCACCGCCCAACCCCAACACCAACACCACCTCAGTTTCCCGCCAAACCCTCCTCACAACGTCTACAGATTTCGTTGCAGAGCAGAAAACCGAACAACTAACTCCCCAACCGACAAAGAATCTCAACCTCAAAACGCACTGCTTAAGGTGGCCTGGTACAGCTCCGAGCTTCTTGGAATTGCCACGTCGTTTTTTCGGCCACCGTCTGCTTCCGAACCTCCTCCTGGTCCCGCCCTCGAGCTTGGAAGAGACGGGTCGGGAGCGGTTGATCGTGCGGTGGTAGTTAAATCCATCAAAGAAGACTTTGAGAGATCATACTTTGTCACAG GGAACCTTAGGCTTGATGCATATGAGGAGGATTGTGAGTTTGCTGATCCAGCAACTTCGTTCAGAGGCCTGCAGCGTTTCAAGAGGAACTGCACAAATTTTGGATCACTTTTAGTCAAGTCAAATATGAAGCTCATGAAGTGGGAAGATTTTGAG AATAAAGGAATTGGTCACTGGAGATTTAGTTGTATCTTGACATTCCCTTGGAGGCCCATTCTATCTG CGAGTGGATACACAGAGTATTACTTTGATGAAGTGTCAGGAAAAGTGTGCAG GCATGTAGAGCACTGGAATGTTCCTAAAATGGTTCTACTGAAGCAAATTCTAAAGCCGAGTCGTAGGTTTTGGCCTAAGAAATCAGGTGGTTGA